The following DNA comes from Vigna radiata var. radiata cultivar VC1973A chromosome 4, Vradiata_ver6, whole genome shotgun sequence.
gAGAGTTTTGTTAGactaaacttaaattttagaagtttattagtaatttagtttgagtcttattttattagtttgaatctaataatatttagtttgattttgatagagataaaatataaattgataattttaattttcgaTTTATTTagatgtaatattattttatttggttgatataaaataaaaatatactaagtcattatttttattttaaggagttatattttatttagtttttattgtttCTACATGGTTCAAAATCCTATTTACatctatttaaaattatcaaaattctAAATTGAAGAATCCTATTATAATATCTCACGTTTATTCTCTACAAAGAAGACCTACAAAGTTAAGAACTGTTACTTTGTCTCAATCTTTTCGGGACTCTTCCTCCAATTTTGGAATGAGAGCGAACAAATGTCCATCCTTTCCATGAAAGGTTGACGGGAAGGGACAGATTGTGCACGGATAGTGGATGAGGAAGCCATTGAAACTAGTAAAAAGTAAGAAAGCACAAACACAGTAAAAATTAGATTGAAAAACTAGTGTTTCCTAGTCtttcggaaaaaaaaaatcacatcaaatcaAAATCGAAACTAAATGCTtaataaacaaaactataatatttatttagtttctaTTACTCATAAATCTTTACGAAACACTTGCAAAAATATCTTGGAACATTGTTTAAAACTATTAGACGACTCTGTTAACAAATAATTAGCATAACAAGAACAggtttttcaatatattttaaagttctAATCAAAACCCCATTTCAAGAGTTAATCATTTtgataaaaacaataacaatattaaattattaccTCAATCTTTTTGAAGTGGTTATGTTGCATCCCACCCAAACAGCTCCAATGGATTTTTCTAGATATTTTCATAGTTATTTTACTGAGAACATTCTATCCACTCAAACACATTATTGGCTTGATCGCATTTTATCACGAATATCTGCAATCACTTTCTCCGATCATAAGTCAACGAAGCATGAAAATGACTCCTGCATTCTCCACTAATCATGGTGCTCACAAGTCAGAAATGTCTGCTTGAAGCATTCAACTAAACGTTTCACTATGACCCACATTCATTCTTCTTCATAAGAAGCACTTAGCTCAGggaaaatggtaaaataaatgATGCATTTCTCACACAGACCCATGTTCTTATTGTTCCTATGCATTTGGGGTGCAAAAGCTGCTGACCCTTTAGGTGAATTCTGCAATAGAAACACCAACATCAGCAATGGAGGAAAATTATCTGCCAATATTGATAAACTATTGGCTGAACTAGCACTCAAAACTCCCTCCACTGGTTTTGTTGCCACCACTTATGGAAAAGACCAAGACAAAGTCTATGCATTGTCTCAGTGTAGGGGAGATGTAAGCACTGAAGATTGCTCCACTTGTATTCAAGATGCCACAAAGCAAATCCGCCAACGCTGTCCAAACCAAGCTGATGCAAGAATTTGGTATGACTATTGCTTTCTGAGGTTCGACAACAAGAGTTTCTTTGGTGAGGTTGATACATCTTTTGGTATATTCTATTTCAATGTTGAAAATGTAACTGACCCTGAAGCTTTCAATGAAGAGCTTGGGGCTCTGATGAATCACATTAGAGCACAAGCTGTGGTGCCTAAAGAGGAAGGGCTTGGGAAGGGAAAATCTGTGTTGTCTCCATTTGTGACACTCTATGCGTTGGTGCAATGCACAAGAGACTTGTCTGACATATCCTGTGCTCAGTGTTTGGCTGTTGCAGTCAACAACTTCCCCAACTTTTGCAGCAATCGTAAAGGGTGTAGAGTGCTATACAGTTCTTGCTATGTTCGATATGAAATCTACCCTTTTTTCTTCCCACTTGATTCTAACAAAACAGGAACTTCTAATGCAGTAAGAGTCAGCGTTTACACTTAAGTACCATTCTATCGTGCCAAAACTGTGTTCATGGTTGCTACTAAACCACCCTTGAACATGGAAGCTGCATTTGAAAAACTTTGAAACTGTAATATGTCCAAAAGCTTTGTATTTTGTGTAAGTAGACATGTGACACGTGTGTTGTcaagaataaatttggttttGAGAACTTTTATGACAcactaatgtaaaaaaatactttttatagcGGCTTTTTATACAAGTTAAAATTCACTCATTATGGAAAGTAGCACGATGgcaatattataaatatgaaaagttTTTCTATACTGTTTGAATCTAGAACTGGTATAGAAAGTGACACAATGGTATTGTAATATCGGTTAGTCATTATAACTGATATAGAATGTCGAATATTCGTTCCCATCTTCCTTTCATGCTTCACTTTCTCTATTCTTTGCGCTTCTTCTCATTTGTTTCTTCTCGTTCTACCCTACTATAATTTGCTTTGTTCTTTGCTTTCATTCACTAACTTGCTTTCGttctttgttgttgttggtttCCATTGGTGGTTGAAACTATCACTTGTCAGAGCGACTGTAGTGGAATGGTTAGCATGGAATAACAAATCAAGAgggattttaatataaacgtgtgtcttttaatttcttctcaatttatcctattatgcaaataataaatataaataaaagagtaaggttgagagaaatttgcacagatgaattttatactggttcggatcttaccaatcctacgtccagtcgcttatcttaaatcaagataaacatttcactaagcacaaaacaattacaaattacattcacagaaacaatttgtaaaagtttagaaaccacctctcttgataccataagagatgaacctgcacctcctttatgtcttcacaaaggatgaaacacctcctccgaatacttcacgaaggatgatcctcttccaaacacctccttagacgcaccaaggatgaatcgactatttcctctgtcaccgtagcaGCAATTCACCAACTCCACAGACAAAagtttcacaagccgaacaagaacacacacttctcaagaGTTTCTAAGTTcttaagcacaagggaagagttgctgatgttggataaagagagcctatatatagactcaagcaaatactctttcattcttcaaaactagccatttaacgcttttaatcgatgaatacaagtgttaatcgattaaaatgagtacaatggctagttttcaaaagtagaaaactccaacggtcaatttgaatcgattaaaatgtattttaatcgattagcaaatagattaaaatgtattttaatctattaaaacagaaaaagttgagtttttagcttttacttgttttaattgattaatactagttttaatcgattaaaacagtgcgattttgactcttaacatTAGTTACAAAgtatgaaagtacatggaatcaaaaccaatgaaaatatAAGTCCTAGACAATAAACTACGATTATTACAAAAACTTTCCCTTgcaaaacaagtcttcaaaggatcttcttaaatattcatttctcttgacttgatttggacatcatcaaaacttcatcttcatcattttgctaacattctccccctttttttgatgatgatcaaaaactcctttgaattaAAACTTTTTGTAATAATCTGGATAAAAGACAACTTGTGGAAGAAAAGAGCattagagaataataataagctttaaacattttctccccttttttgatcataattaaaaagttatgttTCATGTTCTCCCCCTAAGATAATACACCCTCTTAATAAAGGCTTGTATGcctaatatatatttcaaatataaagatCTATTCAAATATACATAATAGgagatttaaaacatataattttggataaaaacttttttttttttaaaaaaaatatacattaatccATACAAGATaggaattttaaagcatacaGAAATATGGCTAAATTTTCAATAATGCAAAAATGCACAAAATGGATAAAAATGCAATCCTAAGAGATTTA
Coding sequences within:
- the LOC106758967 gene encoding cysteine-rich repeat secretory protein 55 isoform X2; amino-acid sequence: MMHFSHRPMFLLFLCIWGAKAADPLGEFCNRNTNISNGGKLSANIDKLLAELALKTPSTGFVATTYGKDQDKVYALSQCRGDVSTEDCSTCIQDATKQIRQRCPNQADARIWYDYCFLRFDNKSFFELGALMNHIRAQAVVPKEEGLGKGKSVLSPFVTLYALVQCTRDLSDISCAQCLAVAVNNFPNFCSNRKGCRVLYSSCYVRYEIYPFFFPLDSNKTGTSNAVRVSVYT
- the LOC106758967 gene encoding cysteine-rich repeat secretory protein 55 isoform X1; translation: MMHFSHRPMFLLFLCIWGAKAADPLGEFCNRNTNISNGGKLSANIDKLLAELALKTPSTGFVATTYGKDQDKVYALSQCRGDVSTEDCSTCIQDATKQIRQRCPNQADARIWYDYCFLRFDNKSFFGEVDTSFGIFYFNVENVTDPEAFNEELGALMNHIRAQAVVPKEEGLGKGKSVLSPFVTLYALVQCTRDLSDISCAQCLAVAVNNFPNFCSNRKGCRVLYSSCYVRYEIYPFFFPLDSNKTGTSNAVRVSVYT